The Campylobacter sp. CN_NE2 genome contains a region encoding:
- a CDS encoding ATP-dependent Clp protease adaptor ClpS — MATKTQIKTEIKKEPFRPKFYKVILLNDDVTTMDFVVAILVKIFEKSVQDAVDIMFKIHKTGSGVAGIYIKEIAKTKQNAVINAAKEAGFPLQCILEEE; from the coding sequence ATGGCAACTAAGACCCAAATCAAAACCGAGATCAAAAAAGAGCCGTTTCGCCCGAAGTTTTATAAGGTTATTTTATTAAATGACGATGTTACGACGATGGATTTTGTCGTTGCTATTTTAGTTAAAATTTTTGAAAAATCAGTTCAAGATGCAGTAGATATAATGTTTAAAATTCATAAAACAGGAAGCGGGGTTGCTGGAATTTACATAAAAGAAATCGCAAAAACAAAGCAAAATGCTGTTATAAATGCAGCAAAAGAAGCAGGTTTTCCGCTACAATGCATATTAGAAGAGGAATAA
- a CDS encoding AAA family ATPase: protein MVDEALKRHFFNAIDLARNYKNAYFIFGHLLIEILQKDEGVLCIFNHFTRFDGNITKYWKIEKVELDGVIKDLKDYVTQCAGNFTPDYTTLHQGEDGIFVTDLEDLKFDSIEEFTETMLECYIPKFSDDMENIKRYLDNGMFVLNASDLLCRTIFANRTGKNVDIKPFGTLSLEDYVMIFKKNGITRKEFIATYERIPPLETQNKQTYLYNPNQNYEVMEEFTDNIFDDEKTQNEQQGAINPNEYLINLNEKAKKGKFDKLIGREKETAKILQTLCRRKKNNPMLLGEAGVGKTAIVEGLALKLVENKVPAKLQGKVIYALDTGALIAGTTLRGMFEERAKAAIDWLKNQDNAIVFIDEIHTIMGLGDSEGGASDLASIIKPALANGEISCIGATTYAEFRKFEKDKALMRRFSKVDISEPSIEESVEILKGVAGHYEDFHAVKFSDEILHEAVVLAKRYISDKFLPDSAIDLIDETGASFWIKNEKRVEVSKDDLLNTLGEIANISNLAQNEDNQTLLLNLEANIKKEIFGQDEAVKSLCKALFRSYAGLKNDTSPIGVFLFTGSSGVGKTELAKVLAKNLGVYFDRYDMSEYMEEYSVSKLIGSAPGYVGFENGGILTNSVRKHPYSVILFDEIEKANKNLMNIFLGIFDNATLSDNTGQSADFKNTIIIMTSNLGTKEAPQIGFQKDESYKIDNAVKSFFAPEFRNRLDKIINFNPLNNEILEKIVDKSVSELQNKLENITINLSKNAKEFLIKKGYSAEFGARNLKRVINSEISDNLSSEILFGKLKNGGVVNVEFDGENLKFEFINLNSKNNNSQISNLKNSNEKFENFKMKK, encoded by the coding sequence ATGGTTGATGAAGCACTTAAAAGGCATTTTTTTAACGCGATAGATTTGGCAAGAAATTACAAAAATGCATACTTTATTTTCGGACATTTACTAATCGAAATTTTGCAAAAAGATGAAGGCGTGCTTTGTATTTTTAACCATTTTACGAGATTTGACGGAAATATTACTAAATATTGGAAAATTGAAAAAGTTGAACTTGACGGAGTTATAAAAGATTTAAAAGACTATGTTACGCAATGTGCCGGAAATTTTACACCGGATTACACGACATTACACCAAGGAGAAGACGGCATATTTGTAACTGATTTAGAAGATTTGAAATTTGATAGTATTGAAGAATTTACCGAAACTATGTTGGAATGCTACATACCTAAATTTAGCGATGATATGGAAAATATAAAAAGATATTTAGACAACGGTATGTTTGTTTTAAATGCTTCCGATTTACTTTGTCGCACAATTTTTGCCAACAGAACCGGCAAAAATGTCGATATTAAGCCATTTGGAACCCTTTCGCTAGAAGATTATGTTATGATTTTTAAAAAAAATGGCATTACTAGGAAAGAATTTATTGCTACTTATGAGCGAATACCGCCACTTGAAACGCAAAATAAACAGACATATCTATACAATCCAAACCAAAACTATGAAGTAATGGAAGAATTTACAGATAATATATTTGATGACGAAAAAACACAGAATGAACAACAAGGCGCAATAAATCCAAATGAATATTTGATAAATTTAAACGAAAAGGCTAAAAAAGGCAAATTTGATAAGTTAATCGGACGCGAAAAAGAGACCGCAAAAATACTTCAAACACTTTGTCGTAGAAAGAAAAATAATCCTATGCTCCTTGGCGAAGCAGGTGTAGGAAAAACCGCTATCGTCGAAGGACTAGCTCTAAAATTAGTAGAAAATAAAGTCCCGGCAAAGCTGCAAGGCAAGGTTATTTACGCTCTTGATACGGGAGCGCTCATAGCAGGAACTACGCTAAGGGGAATGTTTGAAGAGCGAGCAAAAGCTGCGATTGATTGGCTAAAAAATCAAGATAACGCAATCGTTTTTATCGATGAAATTCACACCATAATGGGACTAGGAGATAGCGAGGGCGGCGCTAGTGATTTAGCTAGTATAATAAAACCCGCTCTTGCAAATGGCGAAATTTCTTGCATAGGCGCAACCACTTACGCTGAGTTTCGCAAATTTGAAAAAGACAAAGCCCTAATGCGACGCTTTTCAAAAGTCGATATTTCCGAACCTAGCATTGAAGAGAGTGTTGAAATTTTAAAAGGAGTTGCAGGGCATTATGAAGATTTTCACGCCGTTAAATTTAGCGATGAAATTTTGCATGAAGCTGTGGTTTTAGCAAAACGTTACATTAGCGATAAATTTTTACCAGATAGCGCGATTGATTTGATTGATGAAACGGGAGCTAGTTTTTGGATAAAAAATGAAAAACGGGTCGAAGTAAGCAAAGATGACCTTTTAAACACGCTTGGCGAAATCGCAAATATCTCAAATTTAGCTCAAAATGAAGATAATCAAACTTTGCTTTTAAATTTAGAAGCCAACATAAAAAAAGAAATTTTCGGGCAAGACGAAGCCGTTAAAAGCCTTTGCAAAGCGTTATTTCGCTCTTATGCAGGACTTAAAAATGACACCAGCCCAATCGGCGTGTTTTTATTTACCGGCAGTAGCGGCGTGGGCAAAACCGAACTTGCCAAAGTTTTAGCAAAAAATCTTGGCGTGTATTTTGATAGATACGATATGAGCGAATATATGGAAGAATACAGCGTCTCAAAGCTAATCGGCTCAGCGCCCGGATATGTCGGCTTTGAAAACGGCGGAATTTTAACAAATAGCGTTCGCAAACACCCTTATAGCGTGATTTTATTTGATGAAATCGAAAAAGCAAACAAAAATTTGATGAATATATTTTTAGGCATTTTTGATAACGCAACTCTAAGCGACAACACAGGGCAAAGTGCGGATTTTAAAAATACAATCATCATAATGACATCAAATTTAGGCACAAAAGAAGCCCCACAAATCGGCTTTCAAAAAGATGAAAGCTATAAAATCGATAACGCCGTCAAAAGCTTTTTTGCACCAGAATTTAGAAATCGCCTTGACAAAATCATAAATTTTAACCCACTAAATAACGAAATTTTAGAAAAAATCGTGGATAAAAGCGTGAGTGAATTGCAGAATAAACTAGAAAACATAACTATAAATTTAAGCAAAAACGCAAAAGAATTTTTGATAAAAAAAGGTTATAGTGCCGAATTTGGCGCAAGAAATTTAAAACGAGTGATAAATTCTGAAATTTCAGACAACCTAAGTAGCGAGATACTTTTTGGCAAACTCAAAAACGGCGGAGTTGTAAATGTTGAATTTGATGGTGAAAATTTGAAATTTGAATTTATAAATTTAAATTCGAAAAACAATAATTCACAAATTTCAAATTTAAAAAATTCAAACGAAAAATTTGAAAATTTTAAGATGAAAAAATAA
- the aat gene encoding leucyl/phenylalanyl-tRNA--protein transferase, whose protein sequence is MLYKFPDPRHAPDFAPLCMGGDLSVECLISAYKKGIFPWFMANEPILWWSPNPRAVLFPNEIKIHKSIKPFLRRYCVKFDVNFKNLINLCKIERQKEGSWLSDEIVEAYTNLADLGIAHSVEVYENDELIGGLYGLIFGKVFCGESMISMKPNASKVALIRLCEVLDKFGFLIDCQVFNDHLKFMGAKEISRDNFLQMFANLSAQNSGFSKFKDLIK, encoded by the coding sequence ATGTTATATAAATTCCCTGACCCACGCCACGCACCCGATTTTGCACCGCTTTGTATGGGCGGTGATTTAAGCGTGGAGTGCCTAATAAGTGCGTATAAAAAGGGGATTTTTCCTTGGTTTATGGCGAACGAGCCCATTTTATGGTGGTCGCCAAACCCACGCGCTGTTTTATTTCCAAATGAAATCAAAATTCACAAAAGCATAAAGCCGTTTTTACGCAGATATTGCGTAAAATTTGATGTAAATTTTAAAAATTTAATAAATTTATGTAAAATTGAACGCCAAAAAGAAGGCTCATGGCTAAGCGATGAAATCGTAGAAGCCTATACAAATTTGGCCGATCTTGGCATAGCTCATAGCGTGGAAGTCTATGAAAATGACGAGCTTATCGGCGGACTTTACGGGCTGATTTTTGGAAAAGTTTTTTGTGGCGAAAGTATGATTAGCATGAAACCAAACGCCTCAAAAGTCGCTTTAATCAGGCTTTGCGAAGTTTTAGATAAATTTGGCTTTTTGATTGATTGTCAAGTTTTCAACGATCATTTGAAATTTATGGGTGCAAAAGAGATTTCGCGAGATAATTTCTTGCAAATGTTTGCGAATTTATCGGCACAAAATAGCGGTTTTAGCAAATTTAAGGATTTAATAAAATAA